The segment ataaaaagtgttaCTGTACAAAAAACAGAAGCCAGCCGAGCTTTAATATGGTTGACGGATGAACAGGATTGTTTCTATGCAGTCAAATCTTCCCAGGCCTCACCTTGTTTTCCCTGACGGTTGTGGCTGTCTGCTAGCCTGGATCTTGATGGCGCCGCGGTGGGAGGACATATGAGGCGAACCCCTGGGTGAAGTTCGCGGGGAGCCTCGAGGAGAGGAACGTGACGTTGCTTCCGGAAGGTTGTTTAGTGCCGCGGAGGAAGGACTCAACGTCGGGTGTTTCCTGGGGATGCGTTTGAGCAGGTGGCTGACCCAGCGCCGCTGCTCCTCCTGAGAGTtggtcagcagcagcagatctTTGGCAGTGGACATGTCGTAGTTCACTGTCCGAGGAGGGGATTCAAACAGATCGCAAACATCACTTTGACTGTTATAACACCTAATTCATCACACAGTGGTGTGGTTGATGGTCCGAAGTTCTACACCAACTCTCGACTCGGTGTACTGACCCTTGCATGGCACGATGACTTCCTCCTTTCGGTCCAGGTGATCTTTGTGGCACTTGGTGTGGCAGCGGCGGCACTCGAGGGCCGGCGGGGGCCTGAACATGTGCCACAGGGGCCGAGTGCAGGCCTCACAGCTGGAGGGGAAGTGGTACAGAGTCAGGATGAACTCGTGACCCTTGTGGCCGATGTAGGAGGGACGATCACTGTACGCCACGGGCTCCACGACCAGCTCCTGTTCACGCTTAATCTCGCCTTCATTGGCATACAGGATCTggggaaaggaaaaggaaaaggaagttaaCTTCTTGAGGTAGACAGTTGAATTGAGAACATGATTCATACCGACAGGCTGGAGGAGGGAAACGAAAGAGGCGTGGACAGGAAGTGTCCGAGCTCATTACCTGGAATATCCTTGGAATCTCTTTGGCATCTGCACGGTACACGTCAGTGTGAGTGACAGGTCGGACGTGAAACAGCTtactgtgggagagagagagggggggaataGTTAAGAGCAGATCCCGGATAACGAGGGTAATAAATAAGTGCACAACATAGAGTTTTAACTGCTTTTTTACCATCcgtcttgtcttgtttttctGTATATTTAAATCATAATGTCATCGCTGACATGTGTGcatgagtgagagagtgtgcacCTCCGTCTGTCCACGGCTACTTTCACATCGGGCTGCAGTAAACGACATCATACTTAGGGTGGCCAGTCATGGCTGCACGTTCAAGCAGCTTTGGTGATTGCGGTGACAaacacttttttatatatttgatgtAATTGTCTGCCCACCTACACACAATCACTTACATTTTCATATTGCACCAAAATCAGATTCCCATTGTTCATACCATTATCAATAACTGTTGGGTTTTACGTGTTCAAACCACGTGTTAAATCACTCACTCGATGTCCAGGGTCATGAAAGGGTTGGCCTGCTCTCGGTCCAGCTCGCTGTTATAGAACAGGATCTTCCTGCTGCTCACAACGACATACTTTAAAGGAAAGAGAACACATGCCAACCAGTTAGAGGGGGACATTGGGCTGATTACAAATACAACAGATCTGTAGATATGAGATAAGAGTGCATTACTTTTTTGTCCCAGCCGAACCGCTTTGTGTTCTTGCTCGGAAGCGAAATCCAGCCCTCGAGCCTCGAGTCTAGTTTACAGAGAAGAACACGGAAGATGttaacaacacagaggagagctGCCTTTAATATTCTGAACCACTTAAAAGAACACCGTGACATTTTGAAATGGCGGCACTAACAGAACCCTCATCAATTGGAGAGGAAATGATTCACCGCGATGACCAAAGGGCAAGCGGCGTAAAGCTTTGCTACTTGATTTCTACGACAGGCTATTCAGTGGGAGCTTTATGAATCATAAGGACGATCCAGCACAAGACATCGCAGGTGTCTCCGTGGGGAGAATTACATTTAAACGGACAGCGTCTTCTTTTTGTGTGAGGAAACACTCAACACACCAACTCCGCTCATGGAAAACAAAATCCCCACATCTTTTGCAGTGGGATGAATGTAACTAAAGCCGGCCAGCAGCATCATTCAACAGAGTCGAGGGATTAGCAGAAACTATGCGGGGTTGAACCAGGATTTGGGCTATTTCAAGTcaagaaacaaataaaatcaaatCTTACAACTCTGGAAATATTCCGATAGGTTAATGTTATAAACATTTGTTAGATCAATTGCACTTTTCATTTGCATCCCCATCACAGGTTTGAACCGCCATGCAGGGTCACCTGCAGATGCAGCCTCAGGGGGCTCAGTGAGTACCAGGGGACGGTGGCCCCGCTCCACCTGCCCGTCAcattcctcctcatcctcatcctcagagTCGAAGAGAGTGTGAGCAGAGGAAAGTCTGGGCCGGGTGTCGATGCAGACAGATTTGTGTGTGCGCTGATAGGTGAAGGACATTGATTCGgaggtgtgagagtgagtaATGCGTACTGTGCCCGGACCATGATGAGGACATTTGAAGTGAAAtgaggagaggggggtgggaagggggaagggggtgtggaggaagaagaagaagcataaaGAGGAAGAGGTCAAATAACAATTGGCCTGGAAGAGATTcaaagtgaaaaaaaacaaaggccACAAACTCAGGAAGAGAGACTGCAGGAAGAGGAATGCAGGAAGTTCATGCACAAGTGTTCTCGCTCACTGGCCCTCGGCGTCGGAGTGTTCATGTTGGGGCCAAATTAAAGTACGGTGCGTCTACCTGGGTACCCGTCACCCATGTCCAGGTCGTTGCCACTGCTGATGCTCGTCGAGTCCAGAGAGTGGACGCTGAGGGAAGTGATCTGGCATCGGAGCTGCTCGATGTCGCTGTCTTTGCTGGCCAACGTCATCTGAAGATCCAGACGCACCTGGTTCTCCTCCGCAATCAGCTGGAGAACACAAGCGAGCGGGTTTTCGAGTGCAGTTCAATGTATTTCCTGGAATTTGCCGTCAGAGTAACACAAGTGGATGTATCTGGGCCATTTGTCGACGTGCTGGCGTGCAGTGGCGGCCTACTGACCGCCTGCATATCCGTCAGCTCTCTCTGGTACTTGATCATGGTGCTGTTGAGCTTCTCCTTCTCCGTTCTCAGCTCCAGCTGCAGCTTcctgttctccttctccttcctgtgcACCCCCGTGTCGATGCTTCGGTGGCCTCCTCGCACCGTCTCCCTCCTGTTCATCACCTCGGCCAACTTGTTAATGGCCTTGGGGAGGAAAACAACACGGCGATATAGCTCGTCAGAGATATATTTGGGAATTCAGTAAATACAAACGCGGAAATATCAATGTTGCTGCAAGAAAGATCAAACAAATCTCAGCTATTTTGCCCAGATTTCAACACATTCTTAACAACAAATGATGTGACATAACAGTTGTAAAAAGGCAGACTATAAAAGTAGGAAAGTATAGACAATATTCCATGCTTTCCAGACCTGTGGAGGCgctcagacacacacctgaattTTGAGTGTCCTTTCATTCTGCAGCAGCTTTTCAAAGGACAGTTTAAGCGAGTTcatctgcttctcctcctccttggctTTCTGGAGCTCTGTATAAATAGCagagaagaatattaattcagGACTCATAAATGTTACCTACTTTACTTTCTTAGAGAAGTCGCACATTAATTAAAGTGCAAGTTTGAAGACCGATATTCTGCCGTTGTACACACTCGGGTTCCCAGATGAACAGATTAATGGCTACTGTTCGTGACATTTTCTAAACACCTCATCCCATTAACCAACTGCATATGTAAGACAGCTTTTCAACACACAGGGCCGAGAGAAAGGTAATTCCAGTGGAAATCTCTTTCATTcatttcaaatgacactcaCGTTGCTGCATGTTTTTCAGCTGATTGTTGAGCTCCTCTTTCTCGCTGGCCAGGTTGGCCACATCCACCGTCAGAGTGCGATTGGACTCTTCCAGCTGTGGAGATAGTTAGAGTAGGAAACAATCCAAGATAACTTTATTCATTCAAAAACAATATGTTCGTAGTATTCACGTTTTTTTATCGGTTTGATCCAAACTCCTGTGATTGTCATTGCTGCTCTTCAAATTGAATCCAACTGCCGCTAAAGACAATTACCTGATTGTAAATCATCTAATTAAAGGCCTGTCGAGTTTCTGACCGTtggatctttttcttttccacttTCAGGCTGTTCCACTGAACAACAGTTGGTGGCAGCAGTGAGAAAGAAAGATAGCAAAGAGCCAACAAAAGGCAGAAGACCACAAGCTAGCAAACGTGGATGTGAAATAAACAGATTGTTTTACAATACTTAAACTACTTTTGGTACAGTAAGTCTTAAAGTCCTTAATTAAAACCGCCCAATATTGGAATTTTACATTTTTCAGCGAGAAATGGTGGCGGACCCAACTCTAATCTCACCGAGTTGATGGTGGCCTCCTTGTCGCGGAGCTCCTGTTTGTGTCTTGCCATCATGTCTTTGATCTCCAGCTCCTTCAtgatcttctccttctccagaTCGGAGTACTGCTCCTCGGCGATGGAGCGAGCCAGCTGCTCTGAGTCAGCTTTGGTCAAACTGGCTTCCAGCTGGGCTGTCATAGAATCCCTGCAGATGGAGGATGGGAAGGAACCGTTATAACCATGCTATTAAACAGCTAGAACTGGATACATCTTTTACTGCAGTACCCTGCTGATATCATGCCATTGACAAGTAGGCTGCCGATAGTGGACACACAATCTTcaatatttacttttttgtCAATTGTTACATTAGATTATAGTTTGAACTTTTTGTCTTCACTAATATGTGTCTGTAGTGCATCTCAAGGGAACCTGTTTATCTGGTTAAATCATTCAGTTGGAGCTATttgatattagtatttagttaatTTATTGACAGGTAGTATTGTTTTTTCATTTAGGccgtttgtttatttaggttcGATGTAATAGCTTTTTCTTGTGATAGTtttgagtttattttaattggttgttgttgttgtctagatatatttagtcttttagtTGTTCATTTGTTTGCTAATTAGGTAACACTGTGTGCACCGGTcgttatatgtaggagtaggcagatacaggaccagcatgcacctgggtagacCTATGCTTTTTACCAGCGCAGGAGAGGCAGTGTAAGGAGTTCCTTTGTTCGTTTtgtttagttaaataaatgatcagaatcCTGAATGGACAATGCTGTCTTTAGGCTGCGTAAACCACAAACCCCCatggtgcgtcagtggcaatttgattcatgtttgtttttgattcATTGGACACATGGCCACTACACATTCAGTTAAGATATAGGTCCTCCATTTTGCCCGAGATGAATTCACAGAAGGCGAATAACACTAATTTGGACGTTTGTTGcattctgtaaaaaaaacagtttagtGTTATCTGTGTAGTGACCTGAGGGTGCCACTGAGCATTAACTCTAAAACCTCAACATACACGTTTCTAAAGCTTTTTCTAATCACACTTTAATTACATGCATAACACCTTGTTTGTGTTTCATgctttatacttttattttctaTAATTTAACATTTCATGTAATTTCATATCTTTCATGTTTTGTGTTGGATTGAATCTGTAACTTTTTCTCTTCTTGTGTTGTTAAGTTGTGATTTATGCTCATGTTTAAAACCGAATAGAAACATCAGGGGACTTTAGTGTTGGTGCTGGAGTTGACTGGATACCTCTCATCGTGATATTCGGCCAGTCGTAGATGCACCTCTGTGAACAGCTTATTCCTCTCATCACACTCGTCCTTCAGCTCACGAATCTGCGTCTTGTAAAGGGTCTTGGGAGGAAAACAGACGCAGAGTCAGTTCATTTCAGTTCTCTGCACATATCTTCCCATTCAAGCCCCATATTATAGATCGatttctattctttttttatactctgCAAGACAAGGtgcacaaaagaagaaaaatagaggATTAGAATTACTGTGAAATACTGCTCAGCCTCCAGTTGGTCTTTCAGTTCCTTCAGCTGGCCACCAGCCTCCAGCTTCTCCCTGGAACAGGACCAGCAATCTGTCAATCACTGCTCAGGCCAACTCGCCACCAGAGCCAAAGCACTTTGCTCAAATCACATTTGATGAATGAGACTCTCCACAACAATTTGCCAACGACATGACAACAAACACAgctgcattgttgttgttgtttaatatTCATTATGCTTAAAAGGccattatgtgtgtgttgacctgCGTAGCGCCTGGTTGCTTTTCTCCAGGACTTGCTTCATGTCCAGCAGGTGGTTGAGCTCCTGTTTGAGCTGTTTCTCTGAGGAGCCGAGCACCAACACCTGCTGGTTCTGCATCTTGAGATCGCTCTGGCTCATGCTCCGCTTGTGAATCTCCTGCTCCAGACGCAAGCTCAGGCTCCTTACctgcttaaacacacacatgcacacacacacacacacacaccatcagtgGTGGCATTAATTGACAGTTATGGGGAACAATAAGCTGCAGAACAAAGAGTTAGGGCTGCAAGTAATGCTTATTTTCATTATGGATTACTTTATCAAACTGTTGATCCTTGAGAAATAAGGACAACTGCCCATCACAAGGTTCCAGAGTTCACAGTGTCATTTCCCCATTGCTTGTTTCATCTGAACATCAGTTAAAAACTGGTTATGATATATAAAAAATCTGCAAATatcaaaaatgtattaaaaaagactTTTACTTAGAATTCATTGATTAGGAGTAGGACGCACCTCTTCACAAAGTTTCTCCTTCTGTGCATGCAGCTCGTCCAGTTGGTGCTGCGCCTGCTTGTAGTCGCAGTCCAGCATGGAGTGGTCCTTCTCTTGTTGCAGCAGCTTTCCCTCCATCTGCAGCTTCATGCTGCGCTCCTCCTGCAGGTTGCTCTCCATGTCTGGACCAAACAAGACAACCAGGGAAACTCTCAGGAGGATGACCTAACCTGCTCTCGATGTGCCCGCGAGTTGTAGTTTGTCTTTCATTTCTTCTCTGGTTCTTCCTCAATCACTGAAGACACTTTTTCCACTTTCATAATTGATTATGAAAGTATTCGTGTTTATAATCTTTTTGGTTTATAATTACATTTGTGTGAAGTAGGACGAGTAAAGCACATTAAAAACCTATGGATCATATGCTGAAGCTCTTTATCCATCCGACAACTTTTGTCCTCCCACTTGCTGCTCACCTTTTAAGGCCTCAGACTTAGACTCCTCGATGGTCTGGTaggttttgttttcatctgCGAGCTTGGCTTTGGTGGCCTTGTGTTCGGCCTCTTCTTGCTCCAGACTCTGCTGGAGCGACTTCAGCTTGAACGTCAAGTCAATCTCTTGGTTGCTCTTCTCCTAGAGAATTAAAAGGGGATATTGGGTCGTCTTATTGCCTATCATTACCGTTGGGTGGTTTTGTGTGTACggctcattttcaaaatgctggagaacaataataacataatcTAGAAAACTGAGGTTTGCAGCAGGGATATCTCTTGGTAGAGAATCGATTTCATCATCACATTGGAAATCAGCAATTAGAAATGACAACCAACCTTCTCGAGATCATTGAGCTTTTCATGGAGCTGCTCCTTTTCAGCCTGGACCTTGGAGAGACAtgacttcacctccttcacctcctcttccaggCCAGAGATACGTCCTAAGGTGGATTGATTGGAAAAGAGATGAGGAAATAAtgacaaaaaaattataaaaaggaATATAGAAGGACCTGGAGTGCAGTgaatggaagaaaagaaaactactAGAAAATGTACCTGACAGTTTCAAACAAATCCTAGGTGATACATTACATAATGCTCCTGCTCCCACCAATGTATGTATGGAGAACAACACACTTCATGTTAATTTCCCCTTTAACCAAGTCCACCTACGTAGAGTTTTACCAGGGGAAAAAAGCACGAGCCATCGCAGCAAACAGGCAACACTTTTGTTTTGATACCTCTGACCTCAGCGACTGGCCTCTTCTCTGCATGGACTGAGCAAGTTGAAGTTTCCAAACAGCACAAGAGGTGCTGGCTCTGGCCCGCTGTGCTTCACATGAGCCTTTTGAACAGATGTTTCCACCGATGATCAGATATTTCCCAAGGACTGGTCCAAAAAAACGATCTAATAACCATGTCCAGCCTCCAAGTTGTGTCATGCCCTTTTTCCTGCTACTGCGATGAGTACCGACTGAGCCCATGAAGATCAATTTGATTCGTATTACCTGCACTCGCGTCAGTGAATAAACCTTTCGACTGGTCCATCCTAACTCTGCTAAAATTGCAACATTTCAATAGACAAATTAAAGTTTGGAATATGAAACGCTTTAAAATAAGGATTGTCGGAGGTTGACACTGTTTTTCTTTGCTTTGCTGTTCATTTCCAACCACTGTGCGAATAAACAGACTAATGAAGTGAGACTATGTAACTATAGTTGAACAGCAGCTTCTGTAACTCCACGGGTCATaccagaacaaataaataagaaatgtaCACTTATATTTATCCCCGTGGgcaaattcttctctgcatttgacccgtccttagttattaaggagcagtgggctgcagtgaagcaactgggggttcagtgtcttgctcaaggacacttcagcatGCAACGatgggggagagcggggatcgacccgactaccttgtggttacgggacgacctccatgagctacagccaaccccataaataaataaagctgtggcaacaacacctcTGCATGTAATGAACTAAAAACACTTTCGTTTTTCAATTGAACTTTGAATTTGTAAGAGGGAGCGACATATTTCTCCTCACAAAAGTTCCGTAGTCTCGCGTTTAAGCCACGTtgaacaacatttattttattgcttgTTCAGAGTGTATTAGACAGCCACGCCTCACCTTGCAGGTCAGCTATAGTTTCTGTCCGGAGGTTATGGTCTCTGCTCTCCTCCGCCAGCTCGGCCTGCAGCCCCATCAGCTGCTTCTCCAGCTCCATCTTGCCGTTTTCAAGCTGGCTGCACTTTTCCTGCATCTCCCTGAGGCCGACCTCCAGGCTCTGAGCCTGTTTCTGTGCCTCCGTCTGACTCTTCTTCAGCCGTGCTGCCGCCTCCTGCTCAGCCTGCAGCACGGTGTGGGCCTCCTCGAGCTGCAGAGGAGAAACAGACCAGATTAATCTTTTCCCTGCAGGCTGAACTCTTTTAGCGCATCAGCACTTTTGAAAATGATTTAATTAGGAAAAAGCAGAGAAGTAATGAAAACCCCAGTCACAGTTGCTTGCTtgaatatgtattattaaattAGCATGTTTGATTTACATAAGTATGAAAACTACAGTGaagcataatttaaaaaaaactagttgGGGGAATTTAAAAAGCTTCCCCTCACTTGTCTCTGTAGCTGGATGTTCTTCTCATTGGAGATCTGGGAATTATGGTTCTTCTTCCTCAGATCCTCGAGCTGGTCCCTCAGATTATTCACTTAAGATACAGAGAAATAAAAGAATTAATGCAAGATGTGATAAAACACATTCAGTAGTGAGATTCCACTATCCACCGACTGATAGTCAGCATATACAAACATAGAATATATAGTGAGAGATAAACAGTGGGATGCAAAGCTCCCAGACATCCTTGTGGTTTATTACAATGTTTTCACGAGTTAACAGTCAGACTGAGAGAACAATTTTGCAAGTAAAATATATGAAAAGGAGAACAACTAAACAGCTGGTTGATCTGTTTCACATGAAATCAGATTAATTTTCGATTCTATTTGTAAATTACAGGCAAAATGTGTAGGAACATTCCAGGTGCTCACATTCGTTCTCTAGGCTGCGCTTTCTGTCGGATTCAATCTCCACCTTGCGCAGGTTCTCGGCGCTCTGGTGCTGCaggagagctctctctctctccagctgcctCAGGGAGGCCTCCACTTTCTGCCTGCTACTCATCTAAGTCAGAAAGGAAAACACAGAGAAGATGAGTGGAGGGATTACCGACTCGATCATATGAGGTCCAGGGTTGGAGAGGGACCTTACCTCCTGGTCTAATTCTTTGACCAGCTTGTCTAAACGGTTGGTGGCATttctggaggagagaagagtttTATTCTTCACACAAATCATAAACTAAGACCAGACACCAGGTCACAAACACAATGTTTACTTTACTGGagggattttattttatttttaacttctATCTCATCGGAAACTCAGAAACATCGGCTTTATAGGATGCATTTCAATCTTCACAGAGATGGTGGGTGTTTTTAATACTAATTATACCAATGTCTCAAAATGTATGTACTGATGTTCAACAAT is part of the Pseudoliparis swirei isolate HS2019 ecotype Mariana Trench chromosome 12, NWPU_hadal_v1, whole genome shotgun sequence genome and harbors:
- the LOC130202379 gene encoding rho-associated protein kinase 2-like isoform X5, encoding MLGAESRLESRLNKLESLMRNPQSGLNLETLLDSMNALAHDLNYPALRKNKNIEAFLIRYEKTASQLRDLQVKLDDFDKVKLIGRGAYGEVHLVRHRASEKVYAMKQLTKFEMIKRSDSAFFWEERHIMAFSNSPWIVQLCCAFQDDRHLYMVMEYMPGGDLVTLTMNYDMPEKWARFYIAEVVLALNTIHSMGFIHRDIKPDNMLLDQHGHLKLADFGTCMKMDSTGMVHCDTAVGTPDYISPEVLQSQGGDGYYGRECDWWSVGVFIYELLVGETPFYTESLVGTYGKIMNHKNTLIFPDDVEMSQAAKDLICAFLTDRQVRLGRTGVDEIKCHPFFKNDQWTFENIRETVAPVVPELSGDIDTSNFDDIEEDKGDAETFPPPKAFVGNQLPFIGFTYFKEDQLLKGSNNRSVEENKEKSEEKENCSESKEELQNKLHQLEEQVDHEMQAKDELDHKCKNATNRLDKLVKELDQEMSSRQKVEASLRQLERERALLQHQSAENLRKVEIESDRKRSLENELNNLRDQLEDLRKKNHNSQISNEKNIQLQRQLEEAHTVLQAEQEAAARLKKSQTEAQKQAQSLEVGLREMQEKCSQLENGKMELEKQLMGLQAELAEESRDHNLRTETIADLQGRISGLEEEVKEVKSCLSKVQAEKEQLHEKLNDLEKEKSNQEIDLTFKLKSLQQSLEQEEAEHKATKAKLADENKTYQTIEESKSEALKDMESNLQEERSMKLQMEGKLLQQEKDHSMLDCDYKQAQHQLDELHAQKEKLCEEVRSLSLRLEQEIHKRSMSQSDLKMQNQQVLVLGSSEKQLKQELNHLLDMKQVLEKSNQALRREKLEAGGQLKELKDQLEAEQYFTTLYKTQIRELKDECDERNKLFTEVHLRLAEYHDERDSMTAQLEASLTKADSEQLARSIAEEQYSDLEKEKIMKELEIKDMMARHKQELRDKEATINSLEESNRTLTVDVANLASEKEELNNQLKNMQQQLQKAKEEEKQMNSLKLSFEKLLQNERTLKIQAINKLAEVMNRRETVRGGHRSIDTGVHRKEKENRKLQLELRTEKEKLNSTMIKYQRELTDMQALIAEENQVRLDLQMTLASKDSDIEQLRCQITSLSVHSLDSTSISSGNDLDMGDGYPVRITHSHTSESMSFTYQRTHKSVCIDTRPRLSSAHTLFDSEDEDEEECDGQVERGHRPLVLTEPPEAASAGDPAWRFKPVMGMQMKSAIDLTNVYNINLSEYFQSCKI
- the LOC130202379 gene encoding rho-associated protein kinase 2-like isoform X2, whose protein sequence is MLGAESRLESRLNKLESLMRNPQSGLNLETLLDSMNALAHDLNYPALRKNKNIEAFLIRYEKTASQLRDLQVKLDDFDKVKLIGRGAYGEVHLVRHRASEKVYAMKQLTKFEMIKRSDSAFFWEERHIMAFSNSPWIVQLCCAFQDDRHLYMVMEYMPGGDLVTLTMNYDMPEKWARFYIAEVVLALNTIHSMGFIHRDIKPDNMLLDQHGHLKLADFGTCMKMDSTGMVHCDTAVGTPDYISPEVLQSQGGDGYYGRECDWWSVGVFIYELLVGETPFYTESLVGTYGKIMNHKNTLIFPDDVEMSQAAKDLICAFLTDRQVRLGRTGVDEIKCHPFFKNDQWTFENIRETVAPVVPELSGDIDTSNFDDIEEDKGDAETFPPPKAFVGNQLPFIGFTYFKEDQLLKGSNNRSVEENKEKSEEKENCSESKEELQNKLHQLEEQVDHEMQAKDELDHKCKNATNRLDKLVKELDQEMSSRQKVEASLRQLERERALLQHQSAENLRKVEIESDRKRSLENELNNLRDQLEDLRKKNHNSQISNEKNIQLQRQLEEAHTVLQAEQEAAARLKKSQTEAQKQAQSLEVGLREMQEKCSQLENGKMELEKQLMGLQAELAEESRDHNLRTETIADLQGRISGLEEEVKEVKSCLSKVQAEKEQLHEKLNDLEKEKSNQEIDLTFKLKSLQQSLEQEEAEHKATKAKLADENKTYQTIEESKSEALKDMESNLQEERSMKLQMEGKLLQQEKDHSMLDCDYKQAQHQLDELHAQKEKLCEEVRSLSLRLEQEIHKRSMSQSDLKMQNQQVLVLGSSEKQLKQELNHLLDMKQVLEKSNQALRREKLEAGGQLKELKDQLEAEQYFTTLYKTQIRELKDECDERNKLFTEVHLRLAEYHDERDSMTAQLEASLTKADSEQLARSIAEEQYSDLEKEKIMKELEIKDMMARHKQELRDKEATINSLEESNRTLTVDVANLASEKEELNNQLKNMQQQLQKAKEEEKQMNSLKLSFEKLLQNERTLKIQAINKLAEVMNRRETVRGGHRSIDTGVHRKEKENRKLQLELRTEKEKLNSTMIKYQRELTDMQALIAEENQVRLDLQMTLASKDSDIEQLRCQITSLSVHSLDSTSISSGNDLDMGDGYPVRITHSHTSESMSFTYQRTHKSVCIDTRPRLSSAHTLFDSEDEDEEECDGQVERGHRPLVLTEPPEAASADSRLEGWISLPSKNTKRFGWDKKYVVVSSRKILFYNSELDREQANPFMTLDIDKLFHVRPVTHTDVYRADAKEIPRIFQILYANEGEIKREQELVVEPVAYSDRPSYIGHKGHEFILTLYHFPSSCEACTRPLWHMFRPPPALECRRCHTKCHKDHLDRKEEVIVPCKVNYDMSTAKDLLLLTNSQEEQRRWVSHLLKRIPRKHPTLSPSSAALNNLPEATSRSSPRGSPRTSPRGSPHMSSHRGAIKIQASRQPQPSGKTSTGPMLRIILH